The Buteo buteo chromosome 3, bButBut1.hap1.1, whole genome shotgun sequence genomic sequence CCTGATTCACTCAGAAGACTGACAAGGAGGTGCGAGGCTTACCTCATTCAGAGTCTGCTGATGCAGACCAGTGCCCCATGCTCGCATGCTGAGGTTCTGTGGGAATGGGGAAAGAAGCAAATTTGGGAAAACAGTGGTGACAGGAGCAACAGTTACAAGCAGCCGCAGGAAGAAATATTCTTCTTCCTATTGCTTGGGCTCTTTCTGTTGTTGGGGCCCTCTGAGATGCACAGGAGGAATTACATctcctttgttctttcttcctccttgatGCTatgcttcatttcctttttttgtgctaAAGGttagaggaaggagaaagtaCTGTTACAGGGAATAAGGAGCCAGAGGTCTAAGGCAGTTGTGGATCCATTTGTAACAGGCAGGAGACTAAGAATTATGAAGAAATGAATCATCTGGGACTTATGCTTTCcaggtatttttcttccagttatgAACGCTGATCATAACTGCAGAGGAAACAGCTGCTACTAGGACAGACAGAAGaatcaatttctttttcatttggggctttttatttgaaactaATCGAAAGACCAGAACAACAGCATTTATAAAAGATatccagaatgacaaagaaTCTTCTGTTGATTTCAAGTCACATGTTACATACATACAGAAactatttcatttcagtaactTATAGTCATAGTGATATTGATCAAAGGCACCTGCAACTGTCTTGGTTGCACATGCACTGTAGTAATTATGCATGCAAATGAGGAAATTAGACTTTTTGGGGGGTTGATCACCAGTATAATTACTATAACTGAATATACGATCATGGTAACTGTACACACAAATTACACATGCATGCAGCTTTAAAAACCAAGCGTTGTATTCATTGTTTCTATTTTGATAACATCCTATGGAAACACGCCTCCACTGGAAACAATAAAAAgtattaacttttaaaaacatgtacaTTTATTCAACCATCTactgaacattaaaaaaatataacaatcCAGTAATTTTGTGTTCCAAGCTGATATATCAGCAAAGTCTCACCTCTGTCATAAGATTTACCAACCTGAAAAGAGTAACATTTAAACATAGCCTCTTACTCttcttttttatatgtatttattaacCTGTAATTTCATTAAGATATTAAAGGATAGGtgattatttgaaaaaataatgcatatgatcaaaatttttaaaaagagctgagCTAAATTTCCATTAGCTCATCATAACTCTTAACAGATATAAGTGGAATTATTTTAGAAGTTTGAATTTTTATCAACCTAAACACTTAAATATACAAGATTTGATTATACTTCAGACCAGAAGAGTTGGTGCATTCAAACCCATACAAGGTATTTTTCTAAGGTACATAAACAACAACATGGAAAATATGCTTTCATCTCTCAAGCCCAGGTTTTGATCCATCCATATTAACATAAGGAACAATTTTGCTAGggaaaaagcatttattaataagtatttcaaagaatatgacagaagtaataaaatatttagatattGCTGTATTCTGGCAGATCACGGCGTAGTCGTATTGCCTTCAGCTTCTCTACTTTGATTTTTGTTCGCAACAGTTCTTCTTCCagttgctgctttcttttcaaaccATCCCTTTTTTCTTGGACATAAAGACcaatttttctctgattttctaATATTATTTGATGCTCTTCTTTCAGCATTTGTAACATCTGTGGGTCATAACCACACATTGGTCTAAAGCGTTCTCCAACCTCAAGCCTAAAAAACTCATCTCTTCTTGGTACAGGAGAGGGAGACATCATCACTCTCATATCAACTGAAGATACTGATGTTGAAGGAGACCTTTCCATAATATGCACCAGTTGGTGTTCTTCCTCTTGTTCTAAGTTCTCATTTTGCTGTGAGTCTATAATCAAAGAAGGAGGAGGTTTGACATCCTCTTCCGATTGCAACTCCATCATGACTGTCGCAGGATGGTGATCCAACATTGCCTGTGGTGAACTGGTACCAGCAATTGTTTCTTTATCGATACTAGCACTAGAACACacaaaatcatatttaaataagccattaaaaactatttttaaaaggcgTAGCTGTAAGTAACCAAAGCTTCATTTGAAATACTACTCTGCTATCTATGCCTGGGACTCTACTTCATTACATGAACACTACCTGTAcccctcctcctttccaccACACACCTACACAGCCCTGTCCTACTTGGATTCTATTGCTATAAAGGCAGTACAGCCAACAGAGGACTATCCTGGTAGGCCCATCTTCTGACACTGGAGAATCGAGAAGGGCTATTAGTGACAAATGAGAATaaagacaaagcagcagcaagtcaTGCAAGTGACAGAGGAAAGAGTTGATATAATAtataatgtgattttaaaaggcCATTAATTTAGATTGAGTGAACTGTGGCAGAAACATTTCCATCTCCCAAACTTATTCATCTCATCCTGTTCTAATGTGTTCCCTGTTTCTGATTCATGCACCCgagtatttggtttttttttaatgtaaaacaatcactgaataaaattacacaaaaagCCTTGGGAGAAGAAACCAGAGCCCAAATGATGACCCTGCCAGTAGATCAGGGAATCAAGCTAATCCTTGCTCCTTCTCTTTGAATCAGCGATCTCagtatttttccaaagcttcaagagaagacacagaaatgtttccattaaGAACAGCCTATAGTtctgtgcatttctttttgaaagtacAACGCCCACTTGACTCATCTGTCTTTGTGTAAACCCCTGAGTCAGCAGCACCTCAAATCATGATTTGACATTACGTTGGCTTTGATGATAATAATGGCTCAAGCTGTTCCTGCCACTTCTCTACCATCGGTTGCATTTGAAACCCTACACTTCTGCACATCACTCCTTTATTCAGGCAATGGTTTTTTCAAGCCAGATCAGCTTCCTGATCTATTTTACAGTACAGATCTACAAAGAATACTTTCAGCATGACTGGGAAGGCAGTATAGTGTAACATGGGAACACAAATATATTAACGTGGTACCGATACCAAGACAGTGCATCGTCATGGCCATGACTGTCTAAAACAGGCTATAACTGGTGGTTGCAGATATGAGACATTCCCCAACCCTTGAACTGAGCTGCCGCTAGCAGCTAAAGACAGTGAGTGGGTCCATGATTAATTTAACATTCACAGATGCTCCCCAACCCTGGAGGACCTGAGTTGCTGTCTATTAAATTGGGGGGTGGAAGCTGTTTGTTTACACTTTTTAAACTCCTTGTGAGCCCTACAATCCACAAATTGAGAAACACTATCTGATTATTAAAACACTGTCCTGGTTAGCAATAGCTGTGGGTTCAAATTCCcagaagcaaaggagaaattTAATTTGCACATCCTACTTCTTGTGTAAATGCACTAACTCCTCAATCAAAAGGTGGCATGATCATCTCTTCTGCATCTCTCATAGTCTTCAAAACTCttggtttaaaagaaataagcagTCACAGTTGCAATTTCCAAAGGACCCCACATCTAGCCTCCCATCCATTAACAGGAAAGTACATTTTCTAGAATAAAAGCATGCAAGCTTCTCAATACTCAATTGTAAAAATGTTCAACAGGGTCAGAGcaatatattttccaaaaattaGTCCTGTCAACCACCCAAACTATTCTAACtaaaggtttggggtttttttacaaaaaaaaaagtccatctGAAGCAGATATTGAAAACAGACCTTTCATCTACTCCCTGAAGAAAATGCCAGGATAATCTTCATTCTACTGACTGTCTGTTACCTGAGCTGCCTGTAGAGTATCAATTATATCACCTTACTCCCTCCTCCTCATGCCACAAAGCTTCACTTTTTCCTATATACCT encodes the following:
- the FSBP gene encoding fibrinogen silencer-binding protein, with translation MVGKARSSNFTLSEKLDLLKLVKPYVKILEEHTNKHSVIVEKNKCWDIIADNYNAIGVDRPPRTAQGLRTLYKRLKEYAKQELLQQKETHSDCKSSISEPTKKVVEMIPQISNVCLRDRSGVQSASIDKETIAGTSSPQAMLDHHPATVMMELQSEEDVKPPPSLIIDSQQNENLEQEEEHQLVHIMERSPSTSVSSVDMRVMMSPSPVPRRDEFFRLEVGERFRPMCGYDPQMLQMLKEEHQIILENQRKIGLYVQEKRDGLKRKQQLEEELLRTKIKVEKLKAIRLRRDLPEYSNI